From Zea mays cultivar B73 chromosome 3, Zm-B73-REFERENCE-NAM-5.0, whole genome shotgun sequence:
GAGAGTAATATAGACGATATTATTTATATAATAGATTTTAAAATAGGAGTTAGATTGTATTCAAACTGTTTATAGATTGAAGTTTTAAAGAATAAGATAAAAGTATATATATGTTTAAATGGGTTGTGCCCGTCGGGCGGCCCGTGGCACGGCACGTTTTTAGCCCATCACGAACACGACACAGTCCGTTATTCGTGTCGGATTTGGGCCGCTGCCGTGGCACGTCGTGCCGCCCCGAGCACGGCCCATTTTTTGAATTTCCCAGCGCATTTCTATGTATATTAGAAGCAACTTTAATAGTTTAGACACAAAATAAATTTGGTTTAGTTGGCTAGAGTGGTGCCGCTAACCACTTTAAAAACTCCAACAGGGTTTAAATCCTTTCAAAACTTGTTTTTAGGCTTTTTTTTGCTTATTTTCCTTCCCACTCCGGTCAAAGCACGGCGAGCCTTAACGGACGCTTGAGCCTGAGATGTGGCACGGTGGCCCGACACGATCCATCAACCTAATGGGCCTAAACGTGCCCGGCCGAGGGCGGACTCATGCCGAGCCGGCACGGCACGGTCCACCCGTTTAGACATGTATAGATAAAAGATAAGATAGAGAAATTGTTAAAGATAACTTTAGATATAGATAGTCTGGTGATAAGCTAGATTGATTTCGACAGGTCATCAAAATAGCCGACGGATATGTACAACATGTAAAAAGAGTAATTTTAGATAAGATAAGAAAAGAAAGCTAAAATGAATGCAAGAGGATGTCTATTTTCATGTATCCCAATGTCAGCACAGCTCCACCATTCAATAGTCAATACTAGTACTATTTGATCTAAATATAAAAGTATAACAAGAGCATCTCATGAAActaaattttagctacttaatagtaaaataagggggtgtttggtttttagggactaatttttagtccctacattttattccattttagttccaaaattgctaaatatagaaactaaaactttattttagtttctatatttgacaatttatagactaaaatggaataaaatgaagggttttacattagtccctagaaaccaaacaccctttAACTCTTCAATAGATTAGTCGTCCAACTCACTAAGCTATTCGGCTCTCTAAATGGGTTCTCTCGCTAGCTAAACTTAGTTAGTTTAACTAACTTATCTGTTAGAGAGATTATTGGAATGAGATGCTCTATAGAGTTTAATCTTTATACCGAGGTAGATAAAAAGTTAAATAGTGTAAAAATAGAGTCCATTGGAGGTGCTTTAACTTCTCCTTATTAGATACACTCGTAATTTAGATTATCACTGATGACAACTAAAAGATCAAATGCTTGACCAAAATGGCTTCTGCTTTCATTTTCGCATATTCTTGTTGAGCTTAGCCTTATCCTCCGTGTGAGGACAAGCGTGTAAGTTGGAGTTGGTACTCGCCTACTTGTCTGTTACTCGTTTTCTACTCCAACTATTATCCGGTCTATTCAACAGCGCACATGCTTCTCGTTTTCGAACACTGTCAAACTGGCAAATGATTAATAGTACAGTGCGAGGGATTTGGCTTCTAACAGATATGCAGAGATGGTATCAACTGGGGTATCAAAGTATTATAAGCAACACTTGCAAGCAGTTGTGGGCAGACCAGAGAGCTTGAGACCAGCTACAGGATCCCAAAATATTTActctgttcttttttatttgtcatgaTTTAGCTCAGAAATAAAACGGACAACAAATATAAAACGGACAACAAATGGACAACAAATATAAAACAGACAACAAATATTCAAGAACGGAGGTCTAGAATTCTTTCAGAAATCAGTATAACCGGAACAGAAGACTGATTTTATTTTCAGTCTGAAATAACAACCATGAAACTATATTCAAGTTTATCATGACATGATATTCTGGATGCATTCAGTTCATCGCTTACTACACGCAAGGGATTATATATACGACGGACATACGGAGCAAGGCTATGCACTGAACACAATATAACAGGCAAGAACCATCCTTTTTTTATACGGCAAGCAGCCATTACAGCTGATGAATGCCTCTCCAAAGCTGAGGGTTGAAGGCACGAATTGCAGATAGCTTGCGATTGCTGCAGGGTTTCAGTCAGTGGTCATAGTGCCACTCAGAATATGCTATCTGGTTTGGATCGTATACTGCAGGCTCATCAACATTCTGTTCGTACTGGTAAGAACTGGATCTGGAACTCGACGGGCCAAACGGCCACAGAAACGAGAAGGAGCGGCGCCTTTCCTGGCTTTCCCTGCCACCGTCTCTTGGAGCAGGTTCAAGATCTGCTCTGGTGACCCCAGGAGGATCAGCGGCTTCGTTGTAGTAAGCTGAAGGCCGGGCGCTACTGGTACTGCCTGATCTCTGTGATGGCAGTGGATGGCGGCAAACAGGGCAAGAATTGTGCTGAACCAGCCAGGGGATGATGCAGTCAGTATGGTACAGGTGCTTGCATGGCATCTCCCGTGCCTCTGCTCCAACCTCGAATTTGTCTTTGCAAACTGCGCACTGTGGATCGTCGTCAAGATGCCTGCGGTTTATCTTTACCACAGGCATGGAGTCAATAGCTGACTGTGGAGCAGGTGCTGGGCCTTGACGGTTGTTCTGGAGAAGTAGCTGCTCAAAAAGGGCTTCCAGACTGGGACCAACAACTAAACTACTGAAATTTGGTTGGGCAGCGCCAACTCTGCGGCCTCCCCTGAGGACAACATTAACATCACCGCTATCAACTCCAGGAGAAGGGATGCCGCCAAATACCAATGTAGGAACAGCAGTTGGCCTCCTTCCATATTCAGTACCTGTTCCTTGTCTACCACGAATATCAAACAAACCATCTCTTCCCATTTCTTCCATCCGTTGCCGCATAAGGG
This genomic window contains:
- the LOC100194242 gene encoding probable E3 ubiquitin-protein ligase RHC1A isoform X1 — its product is MSNRATHWCYACRRPIRLRGQDIACPNCNDGFIQEISEMGGILNTYGLIEPDFEERRARRFGMMDAMSSLMRQRMEEMGRDGLFDIRGRQGTGTEYGRRPTAVPTLVFGGIPSPGVDSGDVNVVLRGGRRVGAAQPNFSSLVVGPSLEALFEQLLLQNNRQGPAPAPQSAIDSMPVVKINRRHLDDDPQCAVCKDKFEVGAEAREMPCKHLYHTDCIIPWLVQHNSCPVCRHPLPSQRSGSTSSARPSAYYNEAADPPGVTRADLEPAPRDGGRESQERRRSFSFLWPFGPSSSRSSSYQYEQNVDEPAVYDPNQIAYSEWHYDH